From Lewinellaceae bacterium:
ATCACGAACTGAATAAGTTGCTGAAGCTGATGCGTGAACACGCCGACTGGCTGATCCAGATCCACGGACATACCGATATCTCCGGGGATCCGGTGTACAATCAGAAGCTGTCGGTTCAGCGTGCCCAGGCAGTGGTCAATTACCTGATCAAATACGGCATCGAGCCACGCCGGGTGACCTATGTAGGCCATGGCAGTCAGCAGCCCATAGCCTCCAATGCGGTGGAATCGGGAAGGCAGCTCAATCGCAGGGTGGAGTTCAAGATTGTGATATCGGATGTGGAATATTAACGACAGGGCTTGATCTTCGCATCCTGTGTTAAACGATATGCATAAACCTTTCCCCCCATTACCGCAGAACCATCCAACCCCTTAACTTTATTCCTAGATCGTTATGCATGATGCGAAAGTCTTTACTATGGGTGATCTTCGGAATCATCATCCTGGGTTGCCGGGATCAGCCGCTGATATTTCCTGCCGGACACGATGCGGCCTACTGGGTGGAACGCACTCGTGATGAATATCAGATTTCCAGTTACGATACGACCGGAGGCAACAATGACCGCTGGAGTCTGGCTGCTGGTGACACGGCAATAATTGCAGATGTTTCCGGTCCGGGTCTCATCAATCGCATGTGGTTTACTTTTGACTCCCGGGATCCGGACTACTTACGGCATATCATCCTGCGCATCTTTTGGGACGGAGAACAAAACCCTTCCGTCTGGTCTCCGGTGGGTGACTTTTTTGGCAGCCCCTTCCGGTACGAACATTTTACCGCACAGTTCATCGGCATGAGCAGCGGGGGATATTACTGTTATTTTCCGATGCCCTTCTCCCAGCATGCACGTGTCGAGATCATCAACCGGAGTTCCTATCCCCTTTACGCACTGTATTTTCACATCAATGTGGGTAAATTAAGAGAGGTACCATCGCATCTGACCACCTTCCATGCCCGGTGGCAGCGGGAAGTACGGACGCAGGATACTATTCCTTATACTGCCCTGGATATGCAGGGAAGAGGCTATTTTGCGGGCCTGCACTATTCAGGAGAAAGTTATCATAGTGACCTGGGTTATCTCGAAGGCGACGAACAGATCTATGTAGATGGAGAGCCCCGGCCTTCCACGCATGGCACGGGCATAGAGGACTATCTGAACAGTGGCTGGTATTTCCGCAATGGTGTGTATGCCGCCGATTTTCATGGCCTGGTGGTGAAGGACGACGCGACATCTCGTATTTCAGCTTACCGGCATCACATACGGGATGCGATTCCATTTGATAAATCCCTCCTGGTCCAGCTGGAACACGGTCAGGTGAACGATGAAGAAGCGGATATAGCTACAGTAGCTTTTTGGTATCAGGAAGGCCCAACCAGGCAGCCGGCTCCGGAAATACCGGACGGCCATCTGCAGGCGGTAACCCGGAAAGTTGCCTGGCCGGTGCTGGAAGGCGAGGCCATGATCCTGCCAGGGGTTTACAATCCCCGGATTGTGGATCGCAGCGATGCTGGTCCGGACTGGAGCAACGATCACGAATTGTGGTTTGGCCTGCTTCCCGGCCAGGAGACCCGGCTCTCGATGCCGAACCTGAAAGAATCCGGCTATGACCTCACCCTGTATCTGACGGGTAGTCCCCAGGGAGGCGATTTGGTTATACGGGGCGGAGCCCAGCCTTTAGCCGTGAAAACCTACCGCGATAATCTGTTGCCACTTCCGGAATGGGTGGTGCCGGCAATATCCAATGCACCTGAAGTAAGTCTCACCCTAGCCAATCCTTCACAAACAGATACACTTTGGTTGGGTCTGGATGCCATACGGCTGGAACCGGTACGACATTACATACCTTCGTGGGCATTCATCGGGCCTTTTGACAATCCCAGGATCAACGATGATTTGCGTTTTGGCCTGGATAGTGTCTATCCTCCGGAGCAAAACTGGGACCCGCGAGCTTCTTACACGGGTAAGAATGGTCAGGAAGTACATTGGGAATTGTTACCCGGAGAACCAGCCGGTTACGGCATGCAGTTGTGGCGAAAAGTCAAACCTTCCGAGTTCGTGATTTGTTATGCCCAGACGTTTATCCATGCACCCAGGGATACGGTGATGCCTATGATGTTCGGCAGTGATGATGGCATCAAGGTCTTTCTGAACGATACCCTGTTGCATCGGTTTTTGGCAGTTCGTGTGGCTGCGCCGGATCAAACAACCATTGACCTGCCATTACATGCGGGGTGGAATAAACTGCTGCTCAAACTCGAGAACAACTTTGGAGGATACGGATTTTATGCACGCATCCAGGATCGAAATGATATCCTAAGCTATGATCCGAAATTGTCACAGGCTAATCAGTAAGGCTGACGCTACCTGAATTATCAAGTGATTTTTCAGAGCCGTACGCTGAAGTCTTAGCGGATTAGTTTACCGGGATGGCGTACCCAATCCAGACCCTGGTAGAATAAAGAGGTCAGGTCTTCCGATACTTTCCATTTCATGACCGCAAAAACATACAGGCCACCGATCAACGAGCATTTCAGAAAAATATTAAGCAGCGGAATGCCGGTATCCGGGAAAAAATAACCAATCAGATAACCCACTATTCCAATTGCGATCACTTTGATCAATCCAGGCGAAAAAGGTTGCATCTGAAACCGGTAGCGGATGTAGATCAGTTTAATAAGATTATACAATGTAATGGACAGGCAGGTCGAAATAGCCGCACCAACAATAGCATATTTGGGAATAAATATCAGGTTGAATCCGATATTCAAAACCGATAATAGTACAATGGTGTAAAAATTAAACCGGAAATACCTGGAGTACGAAATAATGTGGGTATTTACGCTGGTCAGCATATCAACCAGACGGGATATGGCTATAAAAAATACCACATATTTACCAAGTGCTGCTTTATCGGAATTAGGCATCACATGAAACACATCATCGATGCAGCTCCAGATCAACAGAAAAAACAATAATCCGATGGCAAAAAGATTAATGGATGATTTTTTATAGAGTTGTTCCACTTCATCCATTCGACCGGCTTTTATGGCAACGGCCAGTATTGGTCCGGCTATCGCCCCGAGTGCTGCGGAAGGGATCTGAATTACAAAGGCCAGGTAATTGGCGTTACTGCTGATGCCATTCAGGCTGTCATCCCGGATTAAATTGCCGATCATAAAGGTGTCGATGCGGGACATCAGCAATCCGCTCAGGCTGCCAAAAACACCGTAAAACGCGAATGTTCCCATATCGCGTAATAACGGCCGGTCCAGGAAGCTGAAGTCCAGTGACAATTTCAATTCACCCAGCCGGGCTAAATAGACGACCAGAAGAAATAGTGTCATAAAATAGTTCAGGGCAATCAGATAACCAGCACCCGTCACCGAAATTGCCTTGAAATAAAAGAGCAGCACAATAAGCGGATAAAATAACTTGTGCAGATTATTAATCATCCCGGGAACCGCAATCCGGTGAAAATTGGAAATATACTGGGTCATCATCGAGGCCAAGCTGAAAAAAATGGCCGTAGGAATAAAAAAAGGTAATGCCCGGATAAATAAATCATCTTTTTTCCCGGTCATATATTGCTCATACCAGGGATAGAAGAAATAGGCCAATACCAAAAACACTATTGTCCCGGCCAGGGCGAATAAAAGCAACAAGGTCAGGAAGCTGTACCGGCTGGCCTGTCCCTTAAATTGCGGAAAATAACGAACAGTCAGGTTTTGAGCGCCCAGCAGAATAAAAGGGGAAAACAGGAAGGCCGTAGCCTGGACAAATGAAATGATCCCATATACCTCAAAATCCAGTGGATAGATGAAAATGGTACTGATGCCGCCAATACCTGCGGCGATCAGGTTAATTAGGGTTTGTTTGGCACCCTGCCTTTGGATTACGCCCATATAAACTTACCTGCGGGAGACAAAGGTAGCAAATGAAGCACATGTAGGCGGTAAAAGGTAGGACCTCCAGCTTTGCCCCGGCTCATGATCTTGTTCCCACATCCTTTGCTTCAGGAGGAAGTCAATTTTACCTATTTTACGACCAAAGAATCATCATGCGTTATTATTGGGGCATCACACTATTACTCCTGGTTCATTGGACGTATAGCCAAACTTTCTGGACGACCGGTCAGGGCCATCTCAACGGCATCAAATTGCCGGGTTCGAGCCTGGCCTTTGACCATCCATTACCCTGGGCAAGTGTGGAGGTGGATGGTGTTCTGCATCAGATCACCGGATCCGCTGTTGACTCCGTTTTGGAAGTTGGCGGCAGCCCGGACCTCCAGGGTGTCTTGCGCAGCCCGGTCTCGAAAAATGGCTATGGGCAAGTGACCCTGATCATTCGCAACACCGGGAAGGATACACTGACCCTCCGCAACCTGGTTCTGACCGGTGAAGATTCTACCCGGTATTATATTACCGGGTATGGAGACCATTGGTTGTCGCGGTCCCGGTTATTCCGGCCGGGTCAGAGCTCCGTACCGGTCATCCTGCCCGATGATGCCTGGGAGATGGGTTATGCCGATGTACCTGTCGGTAAGGATCAGGGTGTAGCATTTCTTTGCCGGCGTAAATCCTGGACTTCAGCTGCCCGTCGTCGTTTTGAGACCGATCTTTTCCCCGGTGGTAAGGTTACATATCAGGCCTATGCCGTTCCTTATGCCGGAGGATGGCGGGATGGCATGCGGCAGGTATTTCAAAAACACTATTTGTTTGATCTGGATTCTGCCTTTGATGATCACCTTTATCAACGGCAGGACCTGGCCTGGATCCGGGATGTCGGCATGATCCATTTGATGATGAGCTGGGATAAAGAATTTTATGACCCGGATTCCGATCGTTATACCTGTCTGGACTTCCTGAAAAAAGCAAAACCAGCCTATGGCGGCATTGACGTGCTGGGTATCTGGCCTACCTGGCCTACCCTGGGGCTGGATCAACGCAACCAATACGACATGTTCAGGACCTTACCCGGCGGCCTTACCCGGCTCCGTGAAGTCGTTGATTCCTGTCACATTCTGGGTACCAAAGTCTTCATCGCTTACAACCCGTGGGATGAGAGCACCCGTAAAGAGGATCATTATGCCGGGTTGGAAGCGCTGACCCGCGCCCTGGACATCGACGGGGTCATCCTGGATACCCGCGGCAATGCCAGCATAGAGCTGCAAAATGCGGTGGACCGGGCCAAGCCTGGGGTAGTTCTGTTTAGCGAGGGCATGGCTGTCCCTAAAGATATGCCCGGGATCATCACCGGCCGGGTGCATAATGCCTTGTACTATCCGCCGGCGCTGAACCTCAATAAATTTATCCGTCCGGACTTTGCTATTTACCGGGTTGCCGAATGGGCTTACGAACCCATCCGCAGGGAATATGCCTTGTCATTATTTAATGGTTATGGCATCGAGATCAATGCATTTAGGCCGGGCTATCCCGACTGGATCGAACCCTATTTTCCATTTTTGGATCAGATACTCCGGCACCTGGATCAGCATCGCAGTACGTTCATGAAAAATTTTACTCCGCTGATTACCACCTACGAAGATCAGGTATTGGTGAATGGCTGGGGTGATGACGACAAAAAGGTCTATACCCTCCTCTCTTTATTGCCCGAAGGATATCAGGGCCCGCTGATCCAGCTTCAGGAAGGAGATGCAGGTCTGCACTGGGTGGACCTGTGGAATCACGAAGAAATGCGGTTTGATACAATAATGGGAAAGCACTACCTCCACGCCGAGATTGACCCGTATCCCAAAAAGTGGGCGGGAACCAATAACGAAAGCCAGCCCGGCCTCATCGCCGGATTTAAGCCCCACCTTGATGTCCGTTTGCAGGGAGACTCATTACAGCTGGCAAGTGACCGGAAGGGCACCATCCTGCTGTGGGAAACTATCCCCTCATCGTCACGGCAACCGGTAAGAAAGGAAATCATGGCCGGTAAAATCCAAAGCTGGCATCTGAATGACCTGGTGGGGACTTTTGAAGGCAAACTGATTGTACAGCTATTGGATGACCAGGGAGAATTGCGGGATGAAAGTATTCTGTCTATACCCCCCAGTATTCCCCGGTTAATGGCATCCAGTCCTGAGCGTGCCATAACCACCGACAAGAGCATGAAATCCATACCAGCCGGATCGTTTCATTATAAAGTCACCCATGGGTACGACTTCATACCTTACCCTGAACCTGCCGATCGCGGTTTGTTGCAGATGCCGGCCTATTTCATGGATGCGCATCCGGTCACCAACGGTCAGTTCAATCAATTCCTGCAGGCCACCCATTACCAGCCACAGGATACATCACGTTTCCTGGCACACTGGACGGGTGCACAGATACCGCAGGGACAAGAAAACTTCCCGGTGGTGTATGTAAGTCTGGAAGATGCCCAGGCCTATGCAGCATGGGCTGGCAAACGGTTGCCCACCGAGGCGGAATGGCAATATGCAGCTCAGACCGGAGAGGGCAACGACTGGCCCTGGGGAATGACCTACGACAGTACGCACTGCAATCCGGGTAATGGCCAACTGGAAGCGGTAGGCGCACATCCCGACGGTGCCAATCCCTGGGGCATTGAAGACCTGACCGGGGTAGTCTGGGAGCTCACGGCAGGGGAATACGTCAGCGGTTCCTATCGCTATCTGATCCTGAAAGGCGGCTCGTATTACCGGCCTACTTCCAGCAGCTGGTATGTGGAAGGGGGCCCTCAGCCACTGCATCGCCAGCAACAGTTGCTACGGGTTTCATCCGGCTTTGAACGAAATGCTACCATTGGATTCCGCTGCATGGCAGATCAGCTGAAGAAATAAAAAAGGGTTTGGACTGCTAAAGTCCAAACCCAGAAAAGCTTATGAAAATAAAGTTACTTACTTGCGCTGTTGTCCGCTGTTGCCTTGCATCTGGGTATTGTCACCACCGGATTTAAGGTCGTCGTTCTTGATGGAGCTTCCCCGCTCACGGGCTTTGAAGTCCAGCTTACCGAAACTATAGCGGAAGGTCACGCCTACCGAGCGGAACGGCATGCTGAAATTACTCGTTTGGGTAAAGGTGGCGCCACTCAATTCGGTTTTGAAATTCAGGTATTTCTGGAATGGAGCAACGGCACGGATCCCCAATGAAGCACGTTTATTCAAAAATTCCTTGCTGATACCAATGCTATACATGGAGAAGGATGGGAATGTTCCCTGCAGGGTGAAGCGTGGCGAATTAAAAAATCCAAAGGCTTCAATCTGCCAGTCCTTTTTCAACTTAAAGGATGTATTCCCGAATATGCGGTATTGCATGCCCTGGTTGGAGACCGACTCCCCGCCCAGATTGCTGGTGATATTCAGGTAATTCACATCGATGCTGCTGCGTAAAGTCCAGAATTTGGTGATCGGAAATGATCCGAAAACATTTAATCCGTAATTTTCAGACAGTCCCAGGTTCTGGAAGGAAGTAGATGCTACCCCTTCGTTATCGATGGTCAGGTAGCGCTCGATAACGTCTTTGGTCCGCCGGTAATAGATCGAAGAGTTCAACACCGATCCTTTCAGGAATGCGGTATAACCCAGGTCATACTGATCGGATAATTCCGGATTCAAATCCGGGTTACCATAGGAAATGTTCAATGGGTCAGAGATGTCCTGGAATGGGTTGATGTACTCGAGGCTCGGGCGCTGGATGCGCCGCGCATAGCTGACCTTCAGCGTCGAGAAATTCTTGAATTTGCGGGACAGGATCAGACTGGGGACAAAGTTGTCGTACTGATTGGTAAAGGTCGTTTCCCCTTGCTTCAGGTCACCGGCTATCGAGGTGTGCTCATAGCGCATTCCGGCAACCATGCTGTAAGCTGCATTGAAATTAACAGTCAGCGAACCGTAACCGGCATACACATCCTGATCATAGAGTAAGATGTTGGACCGCTGGGGATCGGTTAAGTATTCCGAGAGGTTGTAATCAAAATTGGAATAGCGCGAATCGGAATTGATCCTGCGGAAAACGGCTTTTGCACCGGTTTCCAGTTTGAACTTATCATTGAATGGATGGGTGTAATCGGATTGCAGGGTGTACTCACGGTTTACACCATCATTAAAGGTCTTTTGCTTCAGATCGGTACCGCCGTTTTCGTAGACGGTTGCTAATTCAGTGTTGTTCTTGGAGTTTTCACCGCTTAACTGAAATGCCAGGGTCAATTCCTGTCCCGGATTTTTGAATGTTTTCTTGAAGTCGGTATTCCAGTCAAATCCGTCACGTCCATTATTCCCATCAGTGGTCCGGCGATAGTTTTGAATCAGGTTTAGCGAAGGATCGTTGAATACGGCATCCTGGTAGCCATCCCGATTGAATGAAAATCCGCGCAGGTTGAAAGAGGTATTGATGCTGTTGTACGCATTGAAATCATAAAATGCGCCGGCAGTACCCCGGAATCCGATACGCTGCGTGGTGCTATTACCCACCTGGGAGAGCGTACGTACGGCATTTTCCAGGTAGTCTTCCCGGTAGAAGGAGGAAGGACCGTCCTGCGGCCAGGAAAAGAAGGTACCCCCACCACCATTAAGACCAAAACGTCCGCGGGCAAAATTGAAATTCAGGCCACCATTGTTCTGAATATTTCCCAGTGACCCATTCACTGAGCCGCTGAAACCGTCGATGGTTTTTTTCTTGGTAATGATGTTGATGATGCCACCGGTACCTTCGGCGTCGTATTTGGCGCCGGGAGTTGTGATGACTTCTACATTTTTGATCTGATCGGAAGGGATCATGCGCAAAGCATCACCGACGTTGGAGGAAAACATGCCGGATGGCTTGCCATTGATCAGGATTTGCAGGTTGCTTGAACCGCGGAGCGACACGTTACCATCCATGTCTACTGAAAGCAGAGGCACTTTGCGCAGCACATCGGTGGCATCCCCGCCGGCAGTGGACGGATCCTTATCCGCATTGTAGACGATGCGGTCCACTTTATTCTCTACGACAGCAGCCTGTCCGACCACTTCCACTTCATCAAGCATCAGCTGGTCCGATGACATCAATACAGTTCCCAGATCCACGTCCGGTTTGTCCGGTGTCAGTTCGATGTTGTAAATGGTTTTGGTCGTATAGCCGATGAAAGAAAGCTGAACGTCGTATTTGCCCAGGGGTAATTCGATGACTTTAAATACGCCGCCATCTTCACTCACCGTACCATTCACCACTTTGTCTGATCCGGCCTTTAGCACGGAGACGGTGGCAAATTCAACCATGGTTTGTGCCGTAGAATCCTGCAGTACTCCGGATATCTTACCGGTGATCGACGGGCCCTGTGTGCGCCCACTGATCGGCACCTGAGCCGATAGATATCCCGTGCTCAGGATCAGGGCGAAAAACAGAATAATGGTAAATGATTTTTTCATTGCAGTCAGTGATTTGTTTGATTTTCGGATGCAAACGTATGCCATTATCAATGGATGTCGCCAGTTTTCGTGGGCGCTGACCCGTTAATAATTCCTTAAAAAAGATCAACTCAGTGAATGTGTCGACGAAATATCATTTTCAGGAATAGCAAAAAAAATGCGTTCCGGGAGGCGAAACGCATTTGATTGAATCTGATTGGTTGGTTGTAGATTCCTTATTTAAATTTTACTGGTAGTTCTACCTTGGTGTGATCCCAGGCGAACAACAGCACGACCGAGCCATTTTCCTTATCCATAAAGGTGACGGTGAATGCTTCCACCTCGTCATCCATTTTGGAAACCGGGGCAGTTACCCGTGCGATGATTTTGGACTCATCCATATGGTATTGACCCCAGATGTAGAGATCGGTGCTAACTAAAAAAGTCCAGCTGTCTTCCTCTACCAGGGCAAACAGGCTGTATGTGCCGGCTTTCAGGGTTACATCCCCCAGCATGGCTTCGGTATAAAGCGTCAATTCGGTGGCTTCATTGGCACCCAGTCTCCATACTTCCCCATAAGGGACCAGCTCGCCAAAAATGCTGCGGCCTTTCTTTTGCGGGCGGGAATACAGGACTCTCGCTTTGGGTTGAATATCACGCTCTGCACCCTTCTGAAAGTTCCGGAATGCCGTGTTGGTGGGATAGTAGGCGACATCCAGGGGACTCTTGTCGATTGCAGGCAAATTCTCCTGCGCCCGGAGTGTTACAGTAAAGAAAACAAGAACAATTAAGGATATGGTATTTCTCATTAAGCAGACTTCTACACCTATCAAAATTAGTGAATTATATCATATGATCTGTTAATATTAACTCAATTTATGGTTGGGGGAGTATATAGGTGCCGATTATTGGCCTGTAAACTCCGTTTACGGAAACTCCAAACCCGGAACATGCCATCAATTTGGTCATGTAAATTCCAGATGATCTTGAAGGGAATATCGGTTGAAATTAACCGGTGATAGCCCCAAAGCCAATGCCAAGGATGGTGCCGATTACGTAACCCAGAATGGCGATCAGAATGGCCGGGGTCACCGCCATCTTCATTCCATAATTGGCAGCCATTGGAGCCGAAACGGAAGGTCCTCCGATATTGGCAATGGAAGCGATCGCTATCTCCTTGAGCGAAAATTTTAACCAGTATCCCGCAAGCATAATGAACAGGAAGTGAACGACCAGTATGATTGAAACGAAGCCGATAATGGCCGGGCTGGAATGCAATATGGCCTTGATGTCCGAGGCGGCGCCGATCGCTGCGATGAATACGAACATCATCCAGACGCCAATCGGGAAAGCGGTGGGCTCCAGTTTACTGAAATAAGCCGGGAAAACATTGACCAATACCAGGGTCAGGATCGTGATCACCACGATATCCATTTGGATGGAAGTATGTAACAGCTGTTGAAGAGGGCCGTTCAGGCCAACCCCTATGGCCACGATGGCGGCGGTGATCAATAAGATTTGTGCCAGGTTCTCAATTTTGAAACTGGCTATTGGGTCCGATTTATGTTCGATGATCTCCTTTTCTTCTTCACTGTAGTAAGGATAAAACCTGCGGATGATGCTCCAGACCGGGATAGTAAAAATGAGCAGGAAGTAGACATTGGTATAGACGTTGTCTACCGCTACACAAGCGGCGAACAACGGACTCCGCACGAAGTCCAGCGCTGCCGCTACCGACATGAAGTTTACGCTGCCACCGGTATAGGTTCCGATGAATACGCTGGCCACTTTGCTGGTGTCCGGGCCCAGGTTGATCACCAGATAGGCTATAATTGCACCTATGATGACACCTACCGTGCCCAGCAGGAAGAGGACGGTGAGCCGGCCGGCTTCCCGCCAGATCTTTTTGATTTGTGCATTAAACAATAACAGGGGAATCGAGAAAGGAACGAAATAAGTGAATACAAACTGGTAGGCCGGAACTTCAACCTGCTGGTCGGAGGCACTCGGTATTACATTGAAGGTAACCAACAGTGCACATCCCAGTATGGTGATAAAAACGCCGGATACTTTGCCATACCATCCCCGGGCCTCACCAACAATGCCGGCTGCTGCTGCCAGAACCAGAATGGTGAAAATGGTCAAGGACTGGCCCGGTCCGATAAGGGTACTCAAGAGATCACCTGTTGTGGTAACCGGGCCAAAAAGGCCGGATCCCAGGTAGCGCCAATACCGGGTTCGTGATCATCCAGTTCGACAGTGCCCTGGTCCGTGTACCGGATACCACCCTGGACAGGATCCTCAACCAGCATGATCGGGCTATCCATATCGTAATAATGAATGATGGGGTAAGCATAAACAAGGTGTGCCAGGGCGGTAATCGCAAACCGGGTTTCCGAAAAACAGCCGACCTGACAAATGATGTTGTTTTCAGTAGCCAGTTGCAGGATCCGGATTCCGTCCAGGATACCTCCGGACTTGCCCAGTTTTAGATTGAACTGATGACAGGCATTGAAATCGATCAAGCGCTGGGCATCTGTGGAGGTAAACAGGGACTCGTCGGCCATGATGGGCACCGGACTATTGGCAGTCAGATAGACTTGTCCGGCCAGGTCCCAGCGGGCGATCGGCTCTTCACAATGTCCGATACCCAGGGCACCGGCATGCTGCAATACGGATAAAGCATCCTCACGGGTCCATCCCTGGTTCGCGTCGATGCGAAGATCTATATCAGGTCCCACTGCTTTACGGATGGCATCCAGTCTGACCTTGTCCTCGGCTGCTGATTTGCCCAATTTGACTTTGATGGTTTCAAATCCGCTTCGGACGAACCGTATGGCCTGCTCTGCCATCACTTCCGGACGATCGATGCCGATGGTCATATCCGTAGGTAACGAGCGAACCATATCGCCTCCGAGGTAGCGGTAAAGGGGTTCACCGGCATGCCGGGCGTTTAGGTCGTAAAGGGCCAGGTCAAAGGCACTCTTCAGGTTTGTATTTCCAAATACAAAGCGGTCCAGATCGTGCATGCGGGCTTTGATATTCCGCGAATCTTCACCGATCCATTGTCGTGCCAGCGCCGGCGCCAGCGCAAACTGAGCAGCCTGCACTTCTCCGTTGATGCTTTGAAAGGGCGTGCATTCGCCAAACCCTTCCGCACCATCTGAATCCTGGATCCGGATGATGATCCCCGGCGCATCCGTGACGGTTTCACGCGAGATCACAAAGGGCTCGGTCAATGGAATGGAAAATGCATATACGGTAATGCGATCGATGGTCGGCATAGCTGCTTGATGTGTTGGGAGGTAAAATACAAATTAGTAGTCAGACCCCAGATATCAGGTTTCAGAGCAAAGCGAACAGATGCCGGATAAACAAATCCACAAATAAACAACTCAACAGATTTGCGACATACAAAATACGGACACTAGAAAACAGATGTAAGGCCAGACCACACAACCATAAAACCACAAAACCACAAAAACCACGTTTTACAGCGCCACCACCATCATCGCATGTAAAGGATCCGGTGCCGGAAAGCTGTGTTTGTACTTAGAAGTGTAAGTAAAGTGTTCGGCACGAAACAGGTATTCGGCAGCGACAAAAAACCGGGAGGTGTGGAATATGGCTTGCCGGCAACCGATGGACCGGGCATGGTCCAGCGCCTGTTGTAAAAGGCGTCTGCCGATCTGATGCCGCCGGTGATCCGGATGGACCCAGATGAATAGGATCTGGGCAATATCAAAACTAAGCCTTCTCACGGCGACCGTGCCAATGGTTTGTCCATCACGGGCATAAGCAAATAATTGTCCGCCGTCGTTGATGAGATGCTTTTTAGGGTTTTGCAGTAATTCCTCGACAGCAGGAACAGCAAGGTTTAGGGTTGCAAAATGACGGTAATGGTTGAGTACGGCAGGCCATTCTTCCGCCGGCAAAACATCAATGTTGATCGCCGCCATCTGGTGCCCTTTCCAGAGTTCCATCACCCGGTCATGAAACGACTGGGTGTTGAGCGAATACTCCAGATTACGGAGGATCAGAAAGAACTCCGGCGCTTTTTCGCGGATCCACTGTTCTGTCGCGCGCTCGGTGGCCTGCCACACAGGCAATAGTTTTTGAACCATTTCCTGACCTTTGGCCGTCAGGGTGAGCTTGCGTTTGCGCTTGTCGCGC
This genomic window contains:
- a CDS encoding polysaccharide biosynthesis C-terminal domain-containing protein; translation: MGVIQRQGAKQTLINLIAAGIGGISTIFIYPLDFEVYGIISFVQATAFLFSPFILLGAQNLTVRYFPQFKGQASRYSFLTLLLLFALAGTIVFLVLAYFFYPWYEQYMTGKKDDLFIRALPFFIPTAIFFSLASMMTQYISNFHRIAVPGMINNLHKLFYPLIVLLFYFKAISVTGAGYLIALNYFMTLFLLVVYLARLGELKLSLDFSFLDRPLLRDMGTFAFYGVFGSLSGLLMSRIDTFMIGNLIRDDSLNGISSNANYLAFVIQIPSAALGAIAGPILAVAIKAGRMDEVEQLYKKSSINLFAIGLLFFLLIWSCIDDVFHVMPNSDKAALGKYVVFFIAISRLVDMLTSVNTHIISYSRYFRFNFYTIVLLSVLNIGFNLIFIPKYAIVGAAISTCLSITLYNLIKLIYIRYRFQMQPFSPGLIKVIAIGIVGYLIGYFFPDTGIPLLNIFLKCSLIGGLYVFAVMKWKVSEDLTSLFYQGLDWVRHPGKLIR
- a CDS encoding DUF2961 domain-containing protein, with product MMRKSLLWVIFGIIILGCRDQPLIFPAGHDAAYWVERTRDEYQISSYDTTGGNNDRWSLAAGDTAIIADVSGPGLINRMWFTFDSRDPDYLRHIILRIFWDGEQNPSVWSPVGDFFGSPFRYEHFTAQFIGMSSGGYYCYFPMPFSQHARVEIINRSSYPLYALYFHINVGKLREVPSHLTTFHARWQREVRTQDTIPYTALDMQGRGYFAGLHYSGESYHSDLGYLEGDEQIYVDGEPRPSTHGTGIEDYLNSGWYFRNGVYAADFHGLVVKDDATSRISAYRHHIRDAIPFDKSLLVQLEHGQVNDEEADIATVAFWYQEGPTRQPAPEIPDGHLQAVTRKVAWPVLEGEAMILPGVYNPRIVDRSDAGPDWSNDHELWFGLLPGQETRLSMPNLKESGYDLTLYLTGSPQGGDLVIRGGAQPLAVKTYRDNLLPLPEWVVPAISNAPEVSLTLANPSQTDTLWLGLDAIRLEPVRHYIPSWAFIGPFDNPRINDDLRFGLDSVYPPEQNWDPRASYTGKNGQEVHWELLPGEPAGYGMQLWRKVKPSEFVICYAQTFIHAPRDTVMPMMFGSDDGIKVFLNDTLLHRFLAVRVAAPDQTTIDLPLHAGWNKLLLKLENNFGGYGFYARIQDRNDILSYDPKLSQANQ
- a CDS encoding SUMF1/EgtB/PvdO family nonheme iron enzyme codes for the protein MRYYWGITLLLLVHWTYSQTFWTTGQGHLNGIKLPGSSLAFDHPLPWASVEVDGVLHQITGSAVDSVLEVGGSPDLQGVLRSPVSKNGYGQVTLIIRNTGKDTLTLRNLVLTGEDSTRYYITGYGDHWLSRSRLFRPGQSSVPVILPDDAWEMGYADVPVGKDQGVAFLCRRKSWTSAARRRFETDLFPGGKVTYQAYAVPYAGGWRDGMRQVFQKHYLFDLDSAFDDHLYQRQDLAWIRDVGMIHLMMSWDKEFYDPDSDRYTCLDFLKKAKPAYGGIDVLGIWPTWPTLGLDQRNQYDMFRTLPGGLTRLREVVDSCHILGTKVFIAYNPWDESTRKEDHYAGLEALTRALDIDGVILDTRGNASIELQNAVDRAKPGVVLFSEGMAVPKDMPGIITGRVHNALYYPPALNLNKFIRPDFAIYRVAEWAYEPIRREYALSLFNGYGIEINAFRPGYPDWIEPYFPFLDQILRHLDQHRSTFMKNFTPLITTYEDQVLVNGWGDDDKKVYTLLSLLPEGYQGPLIQLQEGDAGLHWVDLWNHEEMRFDTIMGKHYLHAEIDPYPKKWAGTNNESQPGLIAGFKPHLDVRLQGDSLQLASDRKGTILLWETIPSSSRQPVRKEIMAGKIQSWHLNDLVGTFEGKLIVQLLDDQGELRDESILSIPPSIPRLMASSPERAITTDKSMKSIPAGSFHYKVTHGYDFIPYPEPADRGLLQMPAYFMDAHPVTNGQFNQFLQATHYQPQDTSRFLAHWTGAQIPQGQENFPVVYVSLEDAQAYAAWAGKRLPTEAEWQYAAQTGEGNDWPWGMTYDSTHCNPGNGQLEAVGAHPDGANPWGIEDLTGVVWELTAGEYVSGSYRYLILKGGSYYRPTSSSWYVEGGPQPLHRQQQLLRVSSGFERNATIGFRCMADQLKK